The Rhodothermus profundi genomic sequence TAGGGGAAACCGCTCCGTTTTCAAAGTACACCTGAACGGCGTACCGGTAGGTGCCGGGACCAATCAGATCCAGGTCTTCAAATCGTAACGCGCGGCCCGCCGATCGGTAACGGCGCAGCGGCTGCTCGTTGAACCCGCGGTAGATGACGAACCAGTGGGGCGTACTGTCCTGGTATGTCCAGGTCAATACGACGCGCCGGTTGCGGGCATCATAGCGGGCGCGCAGGTTGGTGACCGAAGCGCGACGCGCGCTGACGTAGGGGCGCGCCTGCACTGGTGGAGAGGGGGCAGATAGGTTACCTGCGTCATCTTCAGCCCGCAGGGTGTAGTAATAGCGGCGTTCTGGCTTGACGCTGGTGTCTTCATATTGCTGGACCGCAGGGTCCAGCACAGCAATCTCCGTCCAGAAAATCTCCCGGGGGCGTTTCCGGTAGAGGTGCACCCGCACAACATCTGAACTGCTGCTGGGAATCCAGTGCAGGATGATGCTGGAGTCGGTAGGTGTCACGCGGGTAAAAAGCGGAGAGACGGGCGGGACGCGATCGGGCAGGATTACCCGAACGGGTTCGGAGGGATCCGACGGGTTGTAGTTGCGGTCGAGCGCCACTACGCGGTAGTAGATGGCCTCGGTCAGGGTATTCAGATTGAGCGTATCGACAAAGACCGTATCGGTCAGGGGGAAGCCGGTCGCCAACGTAAAGGTATGGTCGAGCTGGTTGGCCCGATAGACGCGGTAGCCCAGCAGGTCGGACTCCTGGTTGGATTGCCAGCGGAGCGTTAGAATACCTGTGGTATCTACATGGGCCACCAGCCCTGTAGGAGGGGCGGGAGGGATGGAATCGATCAGATGAACGTACTGGGGCATGGAAGAGGACAGGTTGCCGGCTGTGTCAACAGCCAGCACGATGTAGTAGTTGTTAATACCGGAGATTGCGCGGCTGTCGGTGGCTTCCCGGGTGGAAGGCGGAAGTTCCTCGCCGATCTCAAAGGGACCGTCCGGACTATTGGAAATACCAATAAAGAATCCGGCCAGATCGGGCGAAGGATTGTCGAGGCGCCAGCGCAGGCGGACGGTGCTTTCCCGGACGTGCTCGGCGGTTTCGAGGACCGGAGGAGGAGGAGGGGTCAGGTCGCGTGACATGCCCGTTACTTCGACCGGGCGCGAGCGGCGCGCGAAGGCGTCGATACCATAGATGCGGTAGTAGTAGCGGCGGTAATTGACCGTGGTGGAATCGGTAAAACAGAGCATGCGGTTTTCAGCGAGCGTTGCATTTGTTTCGATCTGCACCAGCGGCGTTTCGGTCATCAACTGATACTGCTGTCCATCCTCTGAGCGTTCGACTACGTACGCGGTAAAGGCATAGGCGGCCAGTCGTGGGTCCCAGCAGAGGCGCAGTTGACCATCACCGGGTTCCACTTCGACCGAAACGTCAAGCGTGGCCGGTGGGGTGGGGGCTACCGTTACCACCACATAGGCCGTATCCAGGCGCAGTGAGGAATGGGGAGCCGCTGCAAAAACGCGATAGATGTACGTGGCGCCTGGTTCGACCGCGGCATCTTCGTAACGTAGGCCCAGGCCCTCGGCTGCCAGCGAGTCAAGGTCGGCAGCAAACAACGCAAAGCTGAAACGGTTTTCCTGTTCGGCAGCCCGCAATTGCGCTGCCTCGAAGGGATTGCGCGCCTGGATAGGAGCAGGAGCCCCATAGAGCATCTGAGCAGCGATGGCTGCCTGGGGACGGGCTTCGGGGTTCGGGATGCGCTGGCGCCAGAGTTCCAGGGACCAGGGGCGGAGGGGCTGAGAAGTGAGTCGCTCATAAGCGAGTGGTTCAGAAGGTGGTTGCTGCGGGTTGATGCGGACGCGCTCCACGTGGTAGCCGACCGCGTTGCCGTGGTCCCAGGCCAGGTAGGAGGTGGGGGCCCACCGAAGTACCACGCGCGCTCCATCAGACCAGGCCTGCACGGCCAGCGAGGGAACGCGGAGCGAGTCGGCTGCCAGCGTGTCAGGTTGCTGAGCCTGCAGTGGTAATGCGCCGATTCCCCAGAGGCTCAGCAGCAAGTACCCGAGGCAGAGAAACCGTAAATGCATAGCCGGTACGGTTAACGGAAGTTTCGGGGAGGCCGGTTACCGGTCTCAAAAGACAGATCTACGCCGGGCATCTCCAGGTCGGGAGCGGCGCAGGTCGGATAGCCGAACCAGATAGACAGCCGGCTGTAGGGCCGTACAAAGGAAGAGAACCCGGCCAGCCAGAGACGACGGCGGTCTTCGTCAGAGAGTGACCACCAGCGGTCCGTACTGGCCAGTGCGGCCACCTGATTCTGAACGATCCGGTGGTCCAGATAGGCCAGCGTGGGGAATCGATACTGGAAGACCAGTTGAGGAGGGGGTGGGGGCGGAATGCGCATCTGCATCTGTCCGGAGTACCAGGCCAGGCTGCCTTTCTTTGTGCCTGCGCGGGCTACGCGTTCCTCTACCGGGGGAGGCGGCATGAGCTCGCTATCCTGGAGGGGGCTTTCCAGGAGGCTCTGCCGGCGGATCAACTCAAGGGCCATGCGGGGGGCCATGTTATAAAACGAGACAGCCGAAATGCCCAGGCGACGCAGGATGTTCAACGGCTCATAGATATAAGGCCGCGCAAAACGACGCATCCAGTCGTCCTGCCAGTTGATGCTATAGGTCAGCAAGGCCTCGCGCCAGAGCCTGCCCTGCAGGCGCCGCCGCTCGAAATCGTAGCGTTCGAAGCCTTCGTCCGCCCACGTTACCGTCACCTGGAAGTCATGTATTTCCACAGGCGATCCAAAGAGACGTCCGCGCTCAAACTGGTAGGTGCTGGTCGTGGAGAGCTGCGCGAACTTTTCCTGTAGCGTCCGATAGCGGCTGGTGCGGAAATAGTACAGATACAGTTGCTGCTCACCCGGACGCACCCGCGGACGCGGCAACGTGCGGATGCGCTGCTGAGCTAAAGCGCCCCGCAACTGCTGCCAGGCTATGGCCAGTTGCAACGCTTGTTCGGTGGTGCGCTGAAGTTGCGTGCGCTGGAATTGCCCCGCTACTTCCGGATTTAGCTGCACGCTGAGTTCAGTAGAGGTCCCTCCCGCTCCAGGCGATTCGGCCGGGCCCGATTGGGCAGTATAGGTTGCGACAAAGCCTCCTGGAGAGGGCCGCAGATGCTCACGACGAATGACCTGGAGCACATAGGACGTAGCCGGTAGCAACTCCGGAATGGGGAACGTGATGGCATTCCGGGTGAGCTGCCCTTCAACGGTGATGGGAGCACCGCCACCTTCTACGGGCGTGAATCGGACCAGAATGTCGGCGTTTTCAGCCAGATACTGGTAGTTTTCCGCAAGGTAAATGCGGCCAGGGTCGCACATGTCCTGCAGGAAATAGCGCTGGCGGTTGCGCGGATAGCTGTAGAGGACATGTTCCGGGCGAATCTGCTCGGGACGAGCGCCTGCCTGGAACCGCACGGTGCGGGTTTCCTGAATCAGCTCGCCCTGTGCGTTGCGCACCGGTTCCCAGCGCCCTCCCGCCACCTCATAGATGATTTCGTCGCCGACCCAGCGCCGGTCAACAACGCGCCCACCAATGAGCTCCTCCGCATAGACGTTCACCTGAGCCCAGTACCAGGCAAAGGACTCCAGCGGTTCGTCGGGCTGGAAGTAGACTCCATCCCCCTCGGGCGTCACTTCGTTGCGGCCCCGGACCATCGGCCCCCGCTCGTTGTCTTTGCGCAGCACGATGCCGCTGGTGCGCAGCCGGTAAATATGTTCGCGTCCTTCCGCGTCTTTCATCACGAAGGGACGATCCAGATCGGCGCTGAAGGCCGCCATAGGTTCGGTAAAGACATCGACGTCCCGCTCCCCGTCGCGCGGCCGCAGGTCGGTGATCAGCTCAATGCCTTCCAGCGGAGAGGGCGGTAGTGGTTTACAGACATCCCCGACGTTGAAATCATAGCGGAAGGTGCCTTTGATCGCGCCGCCCAGAATGCTATAGCGTCCGGATATCGCTCCGGTGGCATAGGTCGGGTTGGGAAGGCCACCACCGAGCGTAGCACCCACGGCAGCGTTGAAAATGTCGAAGCGTCCGCTGACCAGGAAAAGATCCACCTCAATGCTCAGGCGGGCCGTAATGCCGGCATACAGCTGCCCCTGGGCATACCAGCCATTGATGCCGATGCCGGTCATGGTGCGCCCATCTTCCAGCGTGCAGAGCGCATCGGGGCCGTAGTCGATCAGGGCCAGATCAAACCCGATGAAGGCGTTGAGCTCACCGTAGAAGATGAGGAACTGGCCGGAGAACTCAAAACCGGTCGAAGCACCGAAGAGGAAGGCGCGTCCTGTCAGCTCTCCGGTAAAGTCGGTCCGTTCGATGGGAGGCGCGGGCGGCCGAGGATCCGGCATGCTGGGCACCTCGGGCCAGTTTCCGATCCACAGATAACCATCGACCCGGTTGAGCGCGATGACCTGTAGCCGCATGCGATCGGCCTCCGGTGTGGGGCGTCCCACGCGCAGGAACCACCCACGGGGGGCAAAATGCAACTGAACCTCACCGCTTCCATCGACTGCGGTTACGCCTCCGGCACGCAACAGCACCCGGGCCTGGAAGGTGGCATCGAAGGTGCGCTGGGCAAAATTCATGTCGATGGATACATTGCCCGTGATGGGCGGATTGGACGGGCGGTCTGTTGCAGAAACCAGCATATAGGCATCGCCCCGGAGGGTAATCCGGTTGAGGCCACCCCGCCGGTTAAAGGCGACCTCCAGCGTTACATCCGCATTAAAGGGTTCAGGTCGGCCAGATGTCCCGATCACCGTAGCGGCACGCAACCCCAGCGCGACGTTGCGGTCCGGCACATAGCGGACAGTACGGATGCCGCGGCTCAGCGCTTGCGGATCGGGCAGGTTTGCCTGGCGCATGCGATAGTAGATGCCGCCTCCAAAACCATAGAAGGACATGCCCGTCGTCCCGATCGGAATGCCACTGGTGCCGCCTAGCGTTACCAGCCCGTCAATGTACCAGTAGTTAAAGCCGTCCACCTCCCCAAAACGAGCGGTGGCACTGACGCTCACGCTTTCCAGGAAGGAAGCGTTGAGCGTCCCAGCGAAGCCGCTGCCGTAGGTGGGGTCGTCGCGATAGAACTCCAGGCAACTATCGTCGCTGACCGACACCACGCCGCTGATGCTGCCGCCAAGGCACAGGGCGTTCAACTCCACGCCGGCAAAGGCCGGACGCATGGGGGCGCCCGGCGGCCGCTCCAGCCGTCCCCAGACGGTCAGGGTAGTCCGGGCCGATAGCGAAGCTTCTTCGCTGCCCAGGTGAACGGCCAGCGCAAAGCGCAGACCGGCTGCCGGGTCGCCGTCGCGCGAGCCCACTTCCAGCCCCAGATCTTCGACCGTGACTGGAAAGCCCATGCTTTCCTGCGCCGGCGTGCCGGTCGGGGCCGGTCCGGTTCCTCCCAGATAGTGCGGAGGACTGGCCCAGCTCCAGGTGCCAGAAGCGAAATAGGGGGGACGGGAACTGACGCCAAAGTTTTCAAACTGCACGCCCCGGAACGATAACGGAATGCCGCCCAGATCGCCCGCCAGGGTAAGCGTGCCGTTCAGGCAGGCATAGGCCTGAAATTCAGCCCGTCGAGTACTCCCGAAGCAATTCTCAAGCGGACGGTTGGTGATTTCGATGCGAGAGGTCGGCTGCAACTGAAGCTGGGCCGCTTCGAAAAGAGTGGCCCGGAAGGTTTCAGGTGGTTCGATCCGGAAGGAGTAGTAAAGCGAAGGCTGGTCGCCGGTCTCGCCGCGACGTTCTGTTTCCTCCGTTTCGCGTTCGCCTTCGCGCCGCTCGGCTTCAAAGGCGTCGGCCGATTGCAACAGGGCCGTGTATTGGAGGGCAGGCTCCCCAATGGGAATACGGATCTGGCCCTGCATCTGGCCCTCCCGGAAGGAACTGCTCACCCATTCGGCCCGGATGCGCTCAATGGAGAAAGCCCAGCCGTCCAGACTGCCAGGATTGGAGTCGAGGTTCAGCAGGTTGGTGGCCTGGGCCACCAGCGTAAGGCCGGTGCCGTCGATCAGGACGTTCTGCACGCCAAAAGACAGGCGGGCCGAGGGGTCTTCAAACGAGCCGAACTGGGAGGGCAGGAAGAAGGTGGCATTTCGGATGTACCAACCAGTCCAGGAGTTGTCTCGGCTGCCCTCATAGCCCTCCGGAAAGACAATGTCGGGTGGGTTGCGGTGGGTGGCGTTATCGTAGACAATGTCGGACGCTTCAAAGATGAAGTCGGTGCCCGTGATGCGGGCACGGTCCATGGTGCCTGACACCAGCCAGCCGTCCAGGCTACGCGTTGCGAAGCGGAAGGTGGCGCGGGCGCGGTCACCGCGGTCGGTGCCCGCTTCGTTGATGGGAATGAACCACTCACGTGGAAATTCGAATTGCAGAGCCAGTTGCAACTCCTGAAAGCCGGTGCAGTCCCAGCCAGCACCGGTGCCGGTTTCGCCCGGTTCGGTGTCCGCTTCGCCCAGCACGCGGAGGATCAGCTCCGGGCTGCGCCGGAGCGTAAACTGGAGCGAACGTTCCAGGGCGAGCCGGAAGGCGCCGGCCAGTCCGCGCGGGTTGATGCACACGTCGCGCGCGCCCAGGGCCAGGCGGCCGGTTTCCAGGAAGGGCATCGGCACATCCAGGAGGGCATTGAAACTGGCGCGGGTCGGCAGAAAACGCACGCCCACGATGGCCACGACCCACTGCGAGCCTTCGATCACCTGGTCCAGGCCGATGGGGAGCGTCACCGGCTCAGTGGACAGACCGAGCAGGCTGACCAGCTTGCGGCCGGCCCGGATGGCTTCGCGGATGCGTCGGGCGCGGGCTGTATCGGGCTCAAAGCGTTCAAATCGGGTGGCCCACTCATCCGGGACCGCGTCGTCGGTTTCGGCAAACGCCTCGCCGGCGACGACCTGATCTTCGGTGTTGATCTGCAGGTTTTCAAAGCGCACGCGCAGGTTGA encodes the following:
- a CDS encoding fibronectin type III domain-containing protein; translated protein: MHLRFLCLGYLLLSLWGIGALPLQAQQPDTLAADSLRVPSLAVQAWSDGARVVLRWAPTSYLAWDHGNAVGYHVERVRINPQQPPSEPLAYERLTSQPLRPWSLELWRQRIPNPEARPQAAIAAQMLYGAPAPIQARNPFEAAQLRAAEQENRFSFALFAADLDSLAAEGLGLRYEDAAVEPGATYIYRVFAAAPHSSLRLDTAYVVVTVAPTPPATLDVSVEVEPGDGQLRLCWDPRLAAYAFTAYVVERSEDGQQYQLMTETPLVQIETNATLAENRMLCFTDSTTVNYRRYYYRIYGIDAFARRSRPVEVTGMSRDLTPPPPPVLETAEHVRESTVRLRWRLDNPSPDLAGFFIGISNSPDGPFEIGEELPPSTREATDSRAISGINNYYIVLAVDTAGNLSSSMPQYVHLIDSIPPAPPTGLVAHVDTTGILTLRWQSNQESDLLGYRVYRANQLDHTFTLATGFPLTDTVFVDTLNLNTLTEAIYYRVVALDRNYNPSDPSEPVRVILPDRVPPVSPLFTRVTPTDSSIILHWIPSSSSDVVRVHLYRKRPREIFWTEIAVLDPAVQQYEDTSVKPERRYYYTLRAEDDAGNLSAPSPPVQARPYVSARRASVTNLRARYDARNRRVVLTWTYQDSTPHWFVIYRGFNEQPLRRYRSAGRALRFEDLDLIGPGTYRYAVQVYFENGAVSPISKEVTVVVSEEE